The following proteins are encoded in a genomic region of Tenacibaculum sp. 190524A05c:
- a CDS encoding metallophosphoesterase, whose translation MSANTRINRAFKQAKKLPLNNNSKYILFSDCHRGDNSFADDFARNRSIFNYALSQYLNDDFTYIELGDGDELWENKFDTVFQENKDVFMLLKKFHDANRLHFIWGNHDMDYKNPKNVSRNLSSYYEEAIGEHLELMPNASFSESIILENNNNGQALFLMHGHQADWFNYRFWKLSRFLVRFLWKPLQILGIKDPTSPAQNFRELIKVERHIEKWIKNNSNQTVVTGHTHRPRFPQPNEMPYFNSGSCVHPRCITGLEIEDYEITLIKWHFTTLENGTMKIVKSILEGPKNIEEYR comes from the coding sequence ATGTCTGCGAATACTAGAATCAATCGAGCTTTTAAACAAGCAAAGAAACTTCCACTCAACAATAATTCGAAGTATATATTATTCTCTGATTGTCATAGAGGTGATAATAGTTTTGCTGATGATTTTGCCAGAAACAGAAGTATTTTCAATTATGCTTTATCTCAATATTTAAATGACGATTTTACCTATATAGAGCTTGGTGATGGAGACGAACTATGGGAAAACAAATTCGACACTGTTTTTCAAGAAAATAAAGATGTTTTCATGTTATTGAAAAAATTCCATGATGCTAATCGACTTCATTTTATTTGGGGAAATCATGATATGGATTATAAGAACCCAAAAAATGTTTCAAGAAATTTATCAAGTTACTACGAGGAAGCCATTGGTGAACATCTGGAACTCATGCCTAATGCTTCTTTCTCCGAATCAATAATTCTGGAAAATAATAATAACGGACAAGCTTTATTTTTAATGCATGGACATCAAGCGGATTGGTTTAATTATCGATTTTGGAAACTAAGCAGGTTTTTAGTTCGTTTTTTATGGAAACCACTCCAAATATTGGGAATTAAAGACCCTACAAGTCCTGCTCAAAATTTTAGAGAACTTATTAAAGTAGAAAGACATATTGAAAAGTGGATTAAAAATAATAGTAATCAGACTGTTGTTACTGGTCATACCCACCGACCTCGCTTCCCTCAACCTAATGAAATGCCTTACTTTAATTCAGGCAGCTGCGTTCATCCAAGATGCATTACTGGATTGGAAATAGAAGACTATGAAATAACACTCATCAAATGGCATTTCACCACTTTGGAAAATGGGACAATGAAAATTGTAAAATCAATTCTCGAAGGGCCTAAAAATATTGAGGAATATAGGTAG